The following are encoded together in the Pygocentrus nattereri isolate fPygNat1 chromosome 3, fPygNat1.pri, whole genome shotgun sequence genome:
- the mrap2a gene encoding melanocortin-2 receptor accessory protein 2A: MPRLQHPNSTASIANNDYEWRYEYYDDEEPVSFEGLKAHRYSIVIGFWVGLAVFVIFMFFVLTLLTKTGAPHPETAEPCDDCVHLTSCVEELGRQRDADNTRPGLSRPLLEESRFLFNCYINEDEQAGERTLDRACRTHAQSSSTESSGQGETVGFIVQSTQVETREDSEAAFLAHFNIPNSVNSELSSTLGDDDLLLGGAPIIMDSESHTRNMHHIKD, translated from the exons ATGCCGAGACTACAGCACCCGAACAGCACCGCCAGCATTGCCAACAATGATTATGAATGGAGGTACGAATACTACGATGACGAAGAGCCTGTGTCCTTCGAGGGACTCAAGGCGCACAGAT ATTCCATTGTGATTGGCTTCTGGGTGGGCCTTGCAGTGTTTGTCATTTTCATGTTCTTCGTGCTGACTCTGTTGACCAAGACAGGAGCTCCACATCCAGA GACTGCTGAACCATGCGACGACTGTGTGCATCTGACCAGCTGTGTTGAAGAATTAGGCCGTCAGCGGGATGCAGACAACACCAGACCTGGTTTATCTCGGCCCTTACTGGAGGAGTCTCGCTTTCTCTTCAACTGCTACATTAATGAAGATGAGCAGGCAGGAGAACGCACTCTGGACAGAGCATGTAGAACTCATGCACAGTCCAGCAGCACAGAGTCGAGCGGGCAGGGGGAGACTGTTGGCTTCATCGTCCAGAgcacacaggtggagacaaggGAAGACAGTGAGGCAGCTTTTCTAGCTCACTTTAACATCCCAAACTCTGTGAACTCTGAACTCAGTTCCACATTGGGTGATGATGACTTACTGCTGGGCGGGGCGCCAATAATCATGGACAGCGAGTCTCATACACGCAACATGCATCACATTAAAGACTAA